A single Maniola hyperantus chromosome 11, iAphHyp1.2, whole genome shotgun sequence DNA region contains:
- the LOC117986330 gene encoding uncharacterized protein isoform X1, with translation MDRYVVSRHSKRRRSNDGMLTRWRRKYVGGLLTKHLWLSTGYDLNDASYVINRRYTKSKMSPVCHNFVQNAWKKDFCSNCFKSREEHAKQERTTEGSKYSVTPFQNRSTFFKKTPPSILKIHPKKKGKRNVRFPEEVCSVIGYGGDDWSDGEEFEVSEDNGDEDTFPDTEEERELHKITKSNTDFNTVKANLLGESLTKSYTSLLLGKVQTDSDGKKKTLMVSVTPFGHENNGKNPNVKTHTRKPAVINLAEQTEESSSYKTNIILSTYMKDSETIITTEGAKPPNGILCTEKSLLEEISETLQQNRISGTESNLVQSESSKPSIVEGKMKQSMQDECERKEMSETKKNSIVRKSPLNKTQERPKVNLSRSEFKFCKINIENSSVDSAVDTLSSTANNSLTSDDESFGGRADSDNDDSGHFSEGHKIEETVKIKVYNEDKNIKMSPIGQLRKVDGQASNGYSTFQSPIIDMPPIIPKQPETIFSAEASRELAGEPDGRADPDDTSEAPALPSSPVPTMDPRPSFLHGMITDIIPIKPVPPEKPKLPVKPVMKQSKKNITSPPQVIHTQTSKKEEEEIAVKYSNEHTKSDINEYRSDTVYYAKPVLTKQDSDTSLNSLCKRKAPTPPLSPTEEYSSTLYQRNPNGFMKSDSPVVREMEKRERAVMSSLPKMRTLDDDIIKKPEIIPEPAPRRNISLSHDNLLLDEKRKGKLKFSIKKLLRIGSSKDLDKKELSVTTVTKVASKAEEIYDLTPKPKPRLVIIHPLDINGSSVEVVKSNCEISDLRRLSHEDVSSIYSGSSSATDDAPSRVVNKPPPPPRISSEDYKSASSVPKPARPPPPKSIALQKKQKQQAWSNAPKQDDNIYANLGEIRSALAPRKPERTASMRERESHLEVVKRRTSLDDEKDDVDDPQELVQATNDPVIHSYDDVYNNGKYDEENCDSAKNSDSDYEYVHHARSSSPECDAGIKTRAEERAERKDDNTAEFPKYNFRSSLPYCGSETESEIYSPYSFYSTDNIDSPTNDDYQNDMTPKNTTNKLRVRKGRSVVHKNLEDNYGAVVIANHEALAQVLEQVQQSAAMQSSLRGLKACTNLRWSDFSIQQNKTFTKAGKRFFYPALWSSNQGPVNVTLMLYKEQMVSQMVCQSVQPTTLSLNAITEFCDLVPLQQFGEDGEDLVQATIVVLAHAQVDTIQSYGENLHTTEGSKDIQLQADQIHEAIFMMLQLINGLKCLQARGVEEIPESLTSFIVLREVQSSHGSTMNQPLPDDRLSSLSAPKTNCYGRLCILQGLTDDMNCSKSTDEDLNSLCKCATKATQTLLPGDKLTPLIKEILLEERAVSLNQAKSVLEFMLWGPFDVVQGVPVEERELSLQRWLDLERATVLHGLVRTRVQLNVFEQLHLMFLVRSTAKAMCDASVLLEKANVI, from the exons GATGCCAGTTATGTAATCAACCGACGCTACACGAAGAGCAAGATGTCACCAGTCTGCCACAACTTCGTCCAGAATGCGTGGAAGAAGGACTTCTGTTCCAACTGTTTCAAATCGCGGGAAGAGCACGCCAAACAGGAGAGGACGACGGAAGGCAGCAAATACTCAGTCACCCCGTTCCAGAACAGAAGCACATTCTTCAAGAAAACTCCTCCCAGTATCCTGAAAATACACCCAAAGAAAAAGGGTAAACGAAATGTCCGATTCCCCGAAGAAGTTTGTAGTGTTATAGGATATGGGGGCGATGATTGGTCTGATGGCGAAGAATTTGAAGTTTCAGAGGACAACGGCGATGAAGACACATTCCCAGACACAGAGGAAGAAAGAGAACTACACAAAATAACAAAATCTAACACGGACTTCAATACGGTTAAAGCTAACTTACTCGGCGAATCTCTAACAAAATCTTACACTTCGTTATTACTAGGGAAAGTTCAAACCGACTCTGATGGTAAAAAGAAGACCTTAATGGTTTCAGTGACCCCCTTTGGTCATGAGAATAATGGCAAAAATCCAAATGTCAAGACACATACTCGAAAGCCCGCCGTTATAAATTTAGCTGAACAAACAGAAGAATCGTCCAGTtacaaaacaaatattattttgtctaCATACATGAAAGATTCTGAAACTATTATTACAACAGAAGGCGCAAAGCCACCTAACGGTATTTTATGTACTGAAAAATCATTGCTAGAAGAGATATCAGAGACGTTACAACAAAATAGGATAAGTGGTACTGAGTCAAATTTAGTTCAAAGCGAATCTAGTAAACCTTCAATCGTGGAAGGTAAAATGAAACAAAGTATGCAAGATGAATGTGAAAGAAAAGAGATGTCTGAAACGAAAAAGAATAGTATTGTAAGGAAATCGCCATTAAACAAAACCCAAGAAAGGCCAAAAGTAAATCTAAGTCGATCAGAGttcaaattttgtaaaataaacattGAAAACAGTAGTGTTGACTCTGCAGTAGATACGCTAAGCTCGACTGCAAACAACTCTCTAACATCCGACGATGAGAGCTTCGGTGGACGCGCAGATTCCGATAACGATGACAGCGGACATTTCTCAGAAGGCCACAAAATTGAAGAAACcgttaaaataaaagtatacaatgaagataaaaacattaaaatgtctCCCATCGGCCAACTACGGAAAGTAGACGGACAAGCTAGTAACGGATATTCCACATTCCAAAGTCCGATCATTGACATGCCGCCGATCATTCCCAAACAGCCGGAAACAATATTTTCCGCGGAAGCCAGTCGTGAGTTGGCCGGTGAGCCGGATGGTAGGGCAGACCCTGACGATACGAGTGAAGCACCGGCCTTACCTAGCAGTCCCGTTCCGACTATGGATCCGCGGCCATCATTTTTACACGGTATGATAACAGACATAATACCTATAAAACCAGTTCCCCCAGAAAAGCCAAAACTCCCCGTCAAACCAGTTATGAAACAAAGTAAAAAGAACATTACGTCACCACCACAGGTTATTCATACACAAACATCGAAAAAAGAGGAGGAAGAAATTGCTGTTAAGTACTCAAATGAACATACAAAAAGTGACATTAACGAATACCGGTCAGATACTGTGTACTACGCGAAACCAGTGCTCACGAAACAGGACAGCGATACTTCTTTAAATAGTTTATGTAAGCGTAAGGCGCCGACACCACCTCTGTCTCCTACCGAAGAATACTCGAGTACCTTATACCAAAGAAATCCAAATGGATTTATGAAATCAGATTCGCCTGTTGTGAGAGAAATGGAGAAACGGGAGAGAGCTGTGATGTCTTCATTACCAAAAATGAGAACTTtagatgatgatattattaagAAGCCAGAAATAATACCCGAACCGGCGCCGAGAAGAAACATTTCGCTGTCACACGATAATCTTCTATTGGATGAAAAACGGAAGGGCAAACTAAAATTCTCTATTAAAAAACTTCTCCGTATTGGGTCATCGAAAGATTTGGATAAGAAAGAACTGAGCGTTACCACTGTTACAAAAGTTGCCAGTAAGGCCGAGGAGATATACGACTTGACCCCGAAACCTAAACCGCGTCTCGTCATCATTCATCCTTTAGACATCAACGGATCAAGTGTTGAAGTTGTGAAATCGAATTGTGAAATTTCTGATTTACGCCGCTTAAGTCACGAGGACGTCTCGTCGATATACAGTGGGAGTAGTTCTGCAACGGATGACGCACCATCGAGGGTGGTCAACAAACCACCTCCTCCTCCGAGGATATCCAGCGAGGATTATAAGTCTGCTTCCAGTGTGCCAAAACCGGCAAGACCACCCCCACCAAAATCTATAGCGTTGCAAAAGAAACAGAAACAACAAGCATGGTCAAACGCCCCAAAGCAGGATGACAATATTTATGCTAATTTAG GAGAGATCCGATCGGCGCTGGCGCCAAGGAAACCGGAACGGACGGCGAGCATGCGCGAACGCGAGTCACATCTCGAAGTAGTCAAGCGCAGAACATCACTGGACGACGAAAAAGATGACGTAGACGACCCACAAGAGCTCGTCCAAGCTACCAACGACCCAGTCATACACAGCTACGACGATGTTTACAATAACGGGAAATACGACGAGGAGAATTGTGATTCAGCCAAAAATAGTGATAGCGACTACGAATATGTACACCACGCCAGATCGAGCTCTCCAGAATGCGACGCAGGCATCAAAACGAGGGCAGAAGAAAGGGCTGAACGAAAAGATGATAACACCGCTGAATTCCCCAAATACAATTTCAGATCTTCCCTTCCGTACTGCGGTAGTGAAACCGAATCGGAAATCTACTCTCCATACAGTTTCTATAGCACGGATAATATAGATAGTCCCACGAATGACGATTACCAGAATGATATGACTCCGAAAAACACTACAAACAAATTGAGAGTTAGAAAAGGAAGGAGCGTAGTTCACAAGAATCTGGAGGATAATTACGGCGCGGTGGTTATCGCGAATCACGAGGCGCTGGCGCAGGTTTTAGAGCAG GTCCAGCAGAGTGCAGCCATGCAATCATCGCTGCGAGGTCTCAAAGCTTGCACCAATCTCCGCTGGAGCGACTTCTCAATCCAGCAAAATAAGACCTTCACCAAAGCCGGCAAGAGGTTCTTCTACCCAGCGCTGTGGAGCTCAAACCAGGGGCCAGTCAACGTCACCCTGATGCTGTATAAGGAGCAGATGGTTTCTCAGATGGTCTGTCAGTCGGTTCAGCCAACCACACTGAGCTTGAATGCTATAACGGAGTTCTGTGACTTGGTACCTTTGCAGCAATTTGGGGAGGACGGCGAGGATTTGGTACAAG CCACAATAGTCGTCCTAGCGCACGCGCAAGTCGACACAATCCAGTCGTATGGCGAAAACCTCCACACGACTGAAGGTTCAAAGGACATCCAACTCCAAGCCGACCAGATCCACGAGGCCATATTCATGATGCTGCAACTTATCAACGGGCTCAAGTGTCTGCAGGCGCGAGGAGTTGAGGAGATCCCTGAGAGCCTCACGTCTTTTATAGTCCTAAGAGAGGTTCAGTCATCACATGGAAGCACTATGAACCAGCCTTTGCCTGACGATCGACTTAGCTCGCTGTCAGCACCCAAAACTAACTGTTATGGGCGGCTGTGTATATTGCAAGG ACTAACCGACGACATGAACTGCAGCAAATCCACGGACGAAGACCTCAATTCCCTCTGCAAGTGTGCCACCAAAGCCACCCAGACCCTTCTACCGGGAGACAAACTGACACCACTCATAAAAGAGATCCTTCTAGAAGAACGCGCAGTATCCTTGAACCAAGCGAAATCCGTCCTAGAATTCATGCTTTGGGGACCTTTCGATGTCGTACAAGGAGTACCGGTGGAAGAAAGGGAGCTATCCTTACAAAGATGGTTGGATCTCGAGAGGGCTACAGTTTTACACGGTTTAGTACGAACTAGGGTACAATTGAATGTCTTCGAACAGTTGCATTTGATGTTCTTAGTACGGTCAACTGCTAAAGCCATGTGCGACGCCTCTGTGTTACTGGAGAAAGCCAATGTTATTTAA
- the LOC117986330 gene encoding uncharacterized protein isoform X3: MPQIFFKKVMVVRDRGNFEDASYVINRRYTKSKMSPVCHNFVQNAWKKDFCSNCFKSREEHAKQERTTEGSKYSVTPFQNRSTFFKKTPPSILKIHPKKKGKRNVRFPEEVCSVIGYGGDDWSDGEEFEVSEDNGDEDTFPDTEEERELHKITKSNTDFNTVKANLLGESLTKSYTSLLLGKVQTDSDGKKKTLMVSVTPFGHENNGKNPNVKTHTRKPAVINLAEQTEESSSYKTNIILSTYMKDSETIITTEGAKPPNGILCTEKSLLEEISETLQQNRISGTESNLVQSESSKPSIVEGKMKQSMQDECERKEMSETKKNSIVRKSPLNKTQERPKVNLSRSEFKFCKINIENSSVDSAVDTLSSTANNSLTSDDESFGGRADSDNDDSGHFSEGHKIEETVKIKVYNEDKNIKMSPIGQLRKVDGQASNGYSTFQSPIIDMPPIIPKQPETIFSAEASRELAGEPDGRADPDDTSEAPALPSSPVPTMDPRPSFLHGMITDIIPIKPVPPEKPKLPVKPVMKQSKKNITSPPQVIHTQTSKKEEEEIAVKYSNEHTKSDINEYRSDTVYYAKPVLTKQDSDTSLNSLCKRKAPTPPLSPTEEYSSTLYQRNPNGFMKSDSPVVREMEKRERAVMSSLPKMRTLDDDIIKKPEIIPEPAPRRNISLSHDNLLLDEKRKGKLKFSIKKLLRIGSSKDLDKKELSVTTVTKVASKAEEIYDLTPKPKPRLVIIHPLDINGSSVEVVKSNCEISDLRRLSHEDVSSIYSGSSSATDDAPSRVVNKPPPPPRISSEDYKSASSVPKPARPPPPKSIALQKKQKQQAWSNAPKQDDNIYANLGEIRSALAPRKPERTASMRERESHLEVVKRRTSLDDEKDDVDDPQELVQATNDPVIHSYDDVYNNGKYDEENCDSAKNSDSDYEYVHHARSSSPECDAGIKTRAEERAERKDDNTAEFPKYNFRSSLPYCGSETESEIYSPYSFYSTDNIDSPTNDDYQNDMTPKNTTNKLRVRKGRSVVHKNLEDNYGAVVIANHEALAQVLEQVQQSAAMQSSLRGLKACTNLRWSDFSIQQNKTFTKAGKRFFYPALWSSNQGPVNVTLMLYKEQMVSQMVCQSVQPTTLSLNAITEFCDLVPLQQFGEDGEDLVQATIVVLAHAQVDTIQSYGENLHTTEGSKDIQLQADQIHEAIFMMLQLINGLKCLQARGVEEIPESLTSFIVLREVQSSHGSTMNQPLPDDRLSSLSAPKTNCYGRLCILQGLTDDMNCSKSTDEDLNSLCKCATKATQTLLPGDKLTPLIKEILLEERAVSLNQAKSVLEFMLWGPFDVVQGVPVEERELSLQRWLDLERATVLHGLVRTRVQLNVFEQLHLMFLVRSTAKAMCDASVLLEKANVI, translated from the exons GATGCCAGTTATGTAATCAACCGACGCTACACGAAGAGCAAGATGTCACCAGTCTGCCACAACTTCGTCCAGAATGCGTGGAAGAAGGACTTCTGTTCCAACTGTTTCAAATCGCGGGAAGAGCACGCCAAACAGGAGAGGACGACGGAAGGCAGCAAATACTCAGTCACCCCGTTCCAGAACAGAAGCACATTCTTCAAGAAAACTCCTCCCAGTATCCTGAAAATACACCCAAAGAAAAAGGGTAAACGAAATGTCCGATTCCCCGAAGAAGTTTGTAGTGTTATAGGATATGGGGGCGATGATTGGTCTGATGGCGAAGAATTTGAAGTTTCAGAGGACAACGGCGATGAAGACACATTCCCAGACACAGAGGAAGAAAGAGAACTACACAAAATAACAAAATCTAACACGGACTTCAATACGGTTAAAGCTAACTTACTCGGCGAATCTCTAACAAAATCTTACACTTCGTTATTACTAGGGAAAGTTCAAACCGACTCTGATGGTAAAAAGAAGACCTTAATGGTTTCAGTGACCCCCTTTGGTCATGAGAATAATGGCAAAAATCCAAATGTCAAGACACATACTCGAAAGCCCGCCGTTATAAATTTAGCTGAACAAACAGAAGAATCGTCCAGTtacaaaacaaatattattttgtctaCATACATGAAAGATTCTGAAACTATTATTACAACAGAAGGCGCAAAGCCACCTAACGGTATTTTATGTACTGAAAAATCATTGCTAGAAGAGATATCAGAGACGTTACAACAAAATAGGATAAGTGGTACTGAGTCAAATTTAGTTCAAAGCGAATCTAGTAAACCTTCAATCGTGGAAGGTAAAATGAAACAAAGTATGCAAGATGAATGTGAAAGAAAAGAGATGTCTGAAACGAAAAAGAATAGTATTGTAAGGAAATCGCCATTAAACAAAACCCAAGAAAGGCCAAAAGTAAATCTAAGTCGATCAGAGttcaaattttgtaaaataaacattGAAAACAGTAGTGTTGACTCTGCAGTAGATACGCTAAGCTCGACTGCAAACAACTCTCTAACATCCGACGATGAGAGCTTCGGTGGACGCGCAGATTCCGATAACGATGACAGCGGACATTTCTCAGAAGGCCACAAAATTGAAGAAACcgttaaaataaaagtatacaatgaagataaaaacattaaaatgtctCCCATCGGCCAACTACGGAAAGTAGACGGACAAGCTAGTAACGGATATTCCACATTCCAAAGTCCGATCATTGACATGCCGCCGATCATTCCCAAACAGCCGGAAACAATATTTTCCGCGGAAGCCAGTCGTGAGTTGGCCGGTGAGCCGGATGGTAGGGCAGACCCTGACGATACGAGTGAAGCACCGGCCTTACCTAGCAGTCCCGTTCCGACTATGGATCCGCGGCCATCATTTTTACACGGTATGATAACAGACATAATACCTATAAAACCAGTTCCCCCAGAAAAGCCAAAACTCCCCGTCAAACCAGTTATGAAACAAAGTAAAAAGAACATTACGTCACCACCACAGGTTATTCATACACAAACATCGAAAAAAGAGGAGGAAGAAATTGCTGTTAAGTACTCAAATGAACATACAAAAAGTGACATTAACGAATACCGGTCAGATACTGTGTACTACGCGAAACCAGTGCTCACGAAACAGGACAGCGATACTTCTTTAAATAGTTTATGTAAGCGTAAGGCGCCGACACCACCTCTGTCTCCTACCGAAGAATACTCGAGTACCTTATACCAAAGAAATCCAAATGGATTTATGAAATCAGATTCGCCTGTTGTGAGAGAAATGGAGAAACGGGAGAGAGCTGTGATGTCTTCATTACCAAAAATGAGAACTTtagatgatgatattattaagAAGCCAGAAATAATACCCGAACCGGCGCCGAGAAGAAACATTTCGCTGTCACACGATAATCTTCTATTGGATGAAAAACGGAAGGGCAAACTAAAATTCTCTATTAAAAAACTTCTCCGTATTGGGTCATCGAAAGATTTGGATAAGAAAGAACTGAGCGTTACCACTGTTACAAAAGTTGCCAGTAAGGCCGAGGAGATATACGACTTGACCCCGAAACCTAAACCGCGTCTCGTCATCATTCATCCTTTAGACATCAACGGATCAAGTGTTGAAGTTGTGAAATCGAATTGTGAAATTTCTGATTTACGCCGCTTAAGTCACGAGGACGTCTCGTCGATATACAGTGGGAGTAGTTCTGCAACGGATGACGCACCATCGAGGGTGGTCAACAAACCACCTCCTCCTCCGAGGATATCCAGCGAGGATTATAAGTCTGCTTCCAGTGTGCCAAAACCGGCAAGACCACCCCCACCAAAATCTATAGCGTTGCAAAAGAAACAGAAACAACAAGCATGGTCAAACGCCCCAAAGCAGGATGACAATATTTATGCTAATTTAG GAGAGATCCGATCGGCGCTGGCGCCAAGGAAACCGGAACGGACGGCGAGCATGCGCGAACGCGAGTCACATCTCGAAGTAGTCAAGCGCAGAACATCACTGGACGACGAAAAAGATGACGTAGACGACCCACAAGAGCTCGTCCAAGCTACCAACGACCCAGTCATACACAGCTACGACGATGTTTACAATAACGGGAAATACGACGAGGAGAATTGTGATTCAGCCAAAAATAGTGATAGCGACTACGAATATGTACACCACGCCAGATCGAGCTCTCCAGAATGCGACGCAGGCATCAAAACGAGGGCAGAAGAAAGGGCTGAACGAAAAGATGATAACACCGCTGAATTCCCCAAATACAATTTCAGATCTTCCCTTCCGTACTGCGGTAGTGAAACCGAATCGGAAATCTACTCTCCATACAGTTTCTATAGCACGGATAATATAGATAGTCCCACGAATGACGATTACCAGAATGATATGACTCCGAAAAACACTACAAACAAATTGAGAGTTAGAAAAGGAAGGAGCGTAGTTCACAAGAATCTGGAGGATAATTACGGCGCGGTGGTTATCGCGAATCACGAGGCGCTGGCGCAGGTTTTAGAGCAG GTCCAGCAGAGTGCAGCCATGCAATCATCGCTGCGAGGTCTCAAAGCTTGCACCAATCTCCGCTGGAGCGACTTCTCAATCCAGCAAAATAAGACCTTCACCAAAGCCGGCAAGAGGTTCTTCTACCCAGCGCTGTGGAGCTCAAACCAGGGGCCAGTCAACGTCACCCTGATGCTGTATAAGGAGCAGATGGTTTCTCAGATGGTCTGTCAGTCGGTTCAGCCAACCACACTGAGCTTGAATGCTATAACGGAGTTCTGTGACTTGGTACCTTTGCAGCAATTTGGGGAGGACGGCGAGGATTTGGTACAAG CCACAATAGTCGTCCTAGCGCACGCGCAAGTCGACACAATCCAGTCGTATGGCGAAAACCTCCACACGACTGAAGGTTCAAAGGACATCCAACTCCAAGCCGACCAGATCCACGAGGCCATATTCATGATGCTGCAACTTATCAACGGGCTCAAGTGTCTGCAGGCGCGAGGAGTTGAGGAGATCCCTGAGAGCCTCACGTCTTTTATAGTCCTAAGAGAGGTTCAGTCATCACATGGAAGCACTATGAACCAGCCTTTGCCTGACGATCGACTTAGCTCGCTGTCAGCACCCAAAACTAACTGTTATGGGCGGCTGTGTATATTGCAAGG ACTAACCGACGACATGAACTGCAGCAAATCCACGGACGAAGACCTCAATTCCCTCTGCAAGTGTGCCACCAAAGCCACCCAGACCCTTCTACCGGGAGACAAACTGACACCACTCATAAAAGAGATCCTTCTAGAAGAACGCGCAGTATCCTTGAACCAAGCGAAATCCGTCCTAGAATTCATGCTTTGGGGACCTTTCGATGTCGTACAAGGAGTACCGGTGGAAGAAAGGGAGCTATCCTTACAAAGATGGTTGGATCTCGAGAGGGCTACAGTTTTACACGGTTTAGTACGAACTAGGGTACAATTGAATGTCTTCGAACAGTTGCATTTGATGTTCTTAGTACGGTCAACTGCTAAAGCCATGTGCGACGCCTCTGTGTTACTGGAGAAAGCCAATGTTATTTAA